The proteins below are encoded in one region of Mus caroli chromosome 10, CAROLI_EIJ_v1.1, whole genome shotgun sequence:
- the Abca7 gene encoding ATP-binding cassette sub-family A member 7 isoform X4, with amino-acid sequence MALGTQLMLLLWKNYTYRRRQPIQLLVELLWPLFLFFILVAVRHSHPPLEHHECHFPNKPLPSAGTVPWLQGLVCNVNNSCFQHPTPGEEPGVLSNFKDSLISRLLADTRTVLGGHSTQDMLDALRKLIPVLRAVGGGARPQESDQPTSQGSVTELWEKILQRVSLDPVLGQTQDSMRKFSDAIRDLAQEVVRCSAGGVQPHWVTSLQLLTLPSLMELRALLRRPRGSAGSLELVSEALCSTKGPSSPGGLSLNWYEANQLNEFMGPEVAPALPDSSLSPACSEFVGTLDDHPVSRLLWRRLKPLILGKILFAPDTNFTRKLMAQVNQTFEELALLRDLHELWGVLGPQIFNFMNDSTNVAMLQRLLDVGDTGQRQQTPRAQKKLEAIRDFLDPSRGGYSWREAHADVGRLARILGQIMECVSLDKLEAVPSEEALVSRALELLGERRLWAGIVFLSPEHPLDPSELSSPALSPGHLRFKIRMDIDDVTRTNKIRDKFWDPGPSADPLMDLRYVWGGFVYLQDLLEQAAVRVLGGGNSRAGLYLQQMPHPCYVDDVFLRVLSRSLPLFLTLAWIYSVALTVKAVVREKETRLRETMRAMGLSRAVLWLGWFLSCLGPFLVSAALLVLVLKLGNILPYSHPVVVFLFLAAFAVATVAQSFLLSAFFSRANLAAACGGLAYFALYLPYVLCVAWRERLPLGGLLAASLLSPVAFGFGCESLALLEEQGDGAQWHNLGTGPAEDVFSLAQVSAFLLLDAVIYGLALWYLEAVCPGQYGIPEPWNFPFRRSYWCGPGPPKSSVLAPAPQDPKVLVEEPPLGLVPGVSIRGLKKHFRGCPQPALQGLNLDFYEGHITAFLGHNGAGKTTTLSILSGLFPPSSGSASILGHDVQTNMAAIRPHLGICPQYNVLFDMLTVEEHVWFYGRLKGVSAAAMGPERERLIRDVGLTLKRDTQTRHLSGGMQRKLSVAIAFVGGSRVVIMDEPTAGVDPASRRGIWELLLKYREGRTLILSTHHLDEAELLGDRVAMVAGGSLCCCGSPLFLRRHLGCGYYLTLVKSSQPLVTHDAKGDSEDPRREKKSDGKGRTSDTAFTRGASDQSSQAPAPGTVPITPSTARTLELVRQHVPGAQLVEDLPHELLLVLPYAGALDGSFAMVFQELDQQLELLGLTGYGISDTNLEEIFLKVVEDVHREGGDSRPQLHLRTSTPQPPTGPEASVLENGELAKLVLDPQAPQGLAPNAAQVQGWTLTCQQLRALLHKRFLLARRSRRGLFAQVVLPALFVGLALFFSLIVPPFGQYPPLQLSPAMYGPQVSFFSEDAPGDPNRMKLLEALLGEAGLQEPSVQGKAARGSECTNSLACYFTVPEVPPDVASILASGNWTPESPSPACQCSQPGARRLLPDCPAGAGGPPPPQAVAGLGEVIQNLTGRNVSDFLVKTYPSLVRRGLKTKKWVDEVRYGGFSLGGQDPDLPTGHEVVHTLAEIRALLSPQPGNALDRILNNLTQWARGLDARNSLKIWFNNKGWHAMVAFVNRANNGLLHALLPSGPVHHTHSITTLNHPLNLTKEQLSEATLIASSVDVLVSICVVFAMSFVPASFTLVLIEERITRAKHLQLVSGLPQTLYWLGNFLWDMCNYLVAVCIVVLIFLAFQQRAYVAPENLPALLLLLLLYGWSITPLMYPASFFFSVPSTAYVVLTCINLFIGINSSMATFVLELLSDQNLQEVSRILKQVFLIFPHFCLGRGLIDMVRNQAMADAFERLGDKQFQSPLRWDIIGKNLLAMMAQGPLFLLITLLLQHRNRLLPQSKPRLLPPLGEEDEDVAQERERVTKGATQGDVLVLRDLTKVYRGQRNPAVDRLCLGIPPGECFGLLGVNGAGKTSTFRMVTGDTLPSSGEAVLAGHNVAQEPSAAHRSMGYCPQSDAIFDLLTGREHLELFARLRGVPEAQVAQTALSGLVRLGLPSYADRPAGTYSGGNKRKLATALALVGDPAVVFLDEPTTGMDPSARRFLWNSLLSVVREGRSVVLTSHSMEECEALCTRLAIMVNGRFRCLGSSQHLKGRCSYISPKTKGKRKRAVGRRLKQRRFPHLASSIPNVSADSWKTPALWRP; translated from the exons ATGGCCTTAGGCACGCAGCTGATGCTTCTGCTGTGGAAAAATTACACCTATCGACGGAGACAACCG ATCCAACTACTAGTGGAGTTACTTTggcccctcttcctcttcttcatcctagTGGCGGTCCGTCACTCCCACCCGCCTCTGGAGCATCACGAAT GCCACTTTCCAAACAAGCCATTACCATCGGCGGGCACGGTGCCCTGGCTGCAGGGCCTTGTCTGCAACGTAAACAACTCCTGCTTCCAGCACCCAACGCCTGGCGAGGAGCCTGGGGTCCTGAGTAACTTTAAGGATTCCTT GATCTCGAGGCTCCTCGCCGATACCCGCACAGTGCTGGGGGGCCACAGCACCCAGGACATGTTGGATGCCCTGAGAAAACTGATCCCCGTGCTCAGGGCAGTTGGAGGTGGAG CGCGGCCACAGGAGAGTGACCAGCCGACCAGTCAAGGGTCAGTGACTGAGCTTTGGGAGAAGATCCTGCAAAGG GTGTCCCTGGATCCTGTGCTGGGTCAAACCCAGGATTCTATGAGAAAGTTCTCAGATGCTATCAGGGATCTTGCCCAGGAG gttGTCAGATGTTCTGCAGGAGGTGTCCAGCCGCACTGGGTGACTTCTCTGCAGCTCCTGACACTGCCCAGCCTGATGGAGCTCCGAGCTTTGCTGCGGAGGCCCCGAGGGTCAGCTGGTTCTCTGGAGCTGGTTTCGGAGGCCCTCTGCAGTACCAAGGGACCCAGCAGTCCAGGGGGCCTGTCCCTCAATTGGTACGAAGCCAACCAGCTCAATGAGTTCATGGGGCCAGAGGTGGCCCCTGCCCTGCCTGACAGCAGTCTCA GCCCTGCCTGCTCCGAGTTTGTGGGGACACTGGATGACCACCCTGTGTCTCGGCTGCTCTGGAGGCGCCTGAAGCCATTGATCCTCGGGAAAATTCTCTTTGCACCTGACACAAACTTCACTCGGAAGCTCATGGCTCAG GTGAACCAGACCTTTGAGGAGCTGGCTCTGTTGAGGGACCTACACGAACTCTGGGGGGTGCTGGGACCCCAGATCTTCAACTTCATGAATGACAGCACCAACGTGGCCATGCTTCAG aGGCTTCTGGATGTGGGGGACacagggcagaggcagcagaCACCCAGAGCCCAGAAGAAGTTGGAGGCTATCAGAGACTTTCTGGATCCTAGTAGGGGTGGCTACAGCTGGCGAGAGGCCCACGCAGACGTGGGACGCCTGGCTAGAATACTAGGCCAAATCATGGAG TGTGTGTCCCTGGACAAGCTGGAGGCTGTGCCCTCAGAGGAAGCTCTTGTGTCCCGTGCCCTGGAGCTGCTGGGTGAGCGCCGCCTCTGGGCAGGCATTGTGTTCCTGAGCCCAGAGCATCCTCTGGACCCATCCGAACTGTCATCTCCAGCCCTGAGTCCTGGCCACCTACGATTCAAGATTCGAATGGATATCGATGATGTCACAAGGACCAATAAGATCAGGGACAA GTTTTGGGACCCAGGTCCGTCAGCAGATCCTCTCATGGACCTTCGGTATGTGTGGGGCGGCTTCGTGTACCTGCAGGACCTGCTGGAGCAGGCAGCTGTGCGAGTGCTTGGTGGCGGGAACTCCCGAGCAGGTCTCTACCTGCAGCAGATGCCACACCCCTGCTACGTGGATGATGT GTTCCTGCGGGTGCTGAGccggtctctgcctctgtttctgactCTGGCCTGGATCTATTCGGTGGCGCTCACTGTGAAAGCCGTAGTGCGCGAGAAAGAGACACGGCTGCGAGAAACCATGCGTGCGATGGGGCTGAGCCGCGCGGTGCTCTGGCTTGGTTGGTTCCTCAGCTGCCTGGGACCCTTCCTGGTCAGCGCTGCGTTGCTGGTGTTAGTGCTTAAG CTAGGGAACATCCTTCCTTACAGCCACCCGGTTGTAGTCTTCCTTTTCTTGGCGGCCTTCGCAGTGGCCACCGTCGCACAGAGTTTTCTGCTCAGCGCCTTCTTCTCCAGGGCCAACCTGGCAGCAGCCTGCGGGGGGCTCGCCTACTTCGCGCTCTATCTGCCCTACGTACTGTGTGTCGCCTGGCGCGAGCGCCTGCCCCTGGGCGGACTCTTAGCTGCG AGCCTGCTGTCCCCTGTAGCCTTTGGCTTTGGATGCGAAAGCCTGGCGCTACTAGAGGAGCAGGGAGACGGGGCTCAGTGGCACAATTTGGGCACAGGCCCCGCAGAGGATGTCTTCAGCCTGGCCCAGGTGTCTGCCTTCCTGTTGCTTGACGCCGTCATCTACGGCCTTGCCCTCTGGTACCTAGAGGCTGTGTGCCCAG GCCAGTATGGAATCCCTGAACCATGGAATTTCCCTTTTCGGAGGAGCTACTGGTGTGGACCTGGACCTCCCAAGAGTTCTGTCTTGGCCCCTGCCCCACAAGATCCCAAGG TTCTGGTGGAAGAGCCACCCCTTGGCCTGGTTCCTGGTGTCTCCATTCGAGGCCTGAAGAAACATTTTCGTGGCTGTCCGCAGCCAGCCCTGCAAGGGCTCAACCTTGACTTCTACGAAGGCCACATCACTGCCTTTTTGGGTCACAACGGGGCTGGCAAGACAACCACACT GTCCATCTTGAGTGGTCTCTTCCCACCCAGTAGTGGCTCGGCCTCCATCCTGGGCCATGATGTACAAACCAACATGGCAGCCATCCGGCCCCACCTGGGCATCTGCCCGCAGTACAATGTGCTGTTTGACAT GCTGACAGTGGAAGAACATGTTTGGTTCTATGGCCGTTTGAAAGGCGTGAGTGCAGCCGCCATGGGCCCCGAGCGGGAACGTCTGATACGAGATGTGGGGCTCACCCTCAAGCGGGACACACAGACGCGCCACCTCTCTG GTGGAATGCAGCGAAAACTTTCTGTGGCCATTGCCTTTGTGGGTGGCTCTCGTGTGGTCATCATGGACGAGCCCACTGCTGGCGTGGACCCCGCTTCCCGCCGTGGCATTTGGGAATTGCTACTTAAGTACAGAGAAG GTCGGACACTGATTCTCTCCACTCACCACCTGGATGAGGCAGAGCTCTTGGGAGATCGCGTGGCCATGGTGGCAGGTGGCTCTTTGTGCTGCTGTGGGTCCCCGCTTTTCTTGCGCCGACACTTGGGCTGCGGTTACTACCTGACGCTGGTGAAGAGTTCTCAGCCCCTCGTCACCCATGACGCGAAG GGAGACAGTGAGGACCCCAGAAGGGAAAAGAAGTCAGATGGCAAGGGCAGGACGTCAG ACACAGCGTTCACACGAGGAGCCTCGGACCAGAGCAGCCAGGCCCCGGCTCCTGGCACCGTTCCCATCACCCCAAGCACAGCCCGGACACTCGAGCTAGTGCGGCAGCATGTGCCTGGAGCACAACTTGTGGAGGACCTGCCCCATGAGCTTCTGCTTGTGCTGCCCTATGCGGGGGCCCTGGATGGCAGCTTCGCCATGGTCTTCCAGGAGCTGGATCAGCAGCTGGAGCTCCTGGGGCTCACAGGCTACGGGATCTCGGATACTAACCTGGAGGAG ATCTTCCTAAAGGTGGTGGAGGACGTGCACAGAGAAG GGGGGGACTCCAGACCGCAGCTGCACCTTCGCACATCCACTCCACAGCCCCCCACAGGGCCGGAGGCATCAGTTCTGGAGAATGGGGAGCTGG ctAAGCTGGTGCTGGATCCCCAAGCCCCACAGGGCTTGGCACCCAACGCTGCCCAAGTGCAAGGCTGGACACTTACCTGTCAACAGCTCCGGGCTCTGCTCCACAAGCGTTTTCTGCTTGCTCGCCGCAGCCGCCGGGGCCTGTTTGCACAG GTTGTGTTGCCTGCCCTCTTTGTGGGCCTGGCCCTGTTCTTCAGCCTCATTGTGCCTCCTTTTGGCCAGTACCCACCTCTGCAGCTCAGCCCTGCCATGTATGGCCCTCAGGTCTCCTTCTtcag TGAGGATGCTCCTGGGGACCCCAACCGGATGAAGCTGCTGGAGGCTCTGCTAGGGGAGGCTGGGCTGCAGGAACCCAGTGTGCAGGGCAAAGCTGCCAG GGGATCTGAGTGTACAAACTCGCTAGCTTGCTACTTCACGGTCCCTGAGGTCCCTCCTGATGTGGCCAGCATCCTGGCCAGCGGCAACTGGACGCCAGAATCTCCATCCCCAGCTTGCCAATGCAGTCAGCCTGGAGCCCGCCGCCTGTTGCCAGATTGCCCGGCTGGGGCTGGGGGTCCACCACCCCCCCAGGCTGTGGCTGGCTTGGGGGAGGTGATCCAGAACCTCACTGGCCGAAATGTGTCTGACTTTCTGGTGAAGACATACCCCAGCCTGGTGCGCCGAGG CCTGAAGACCAAGAAGTGGGTGGATGAGGTCAG ATATGGGGGCTTCTCCCTGGGAGGCCAAGATCCAGACCTGCCCACAGGGCATGAGGTGGTCCACACATTGGCAGAGATTCGGGCACTGCTGAGCCCCCAACCTGGGAATGCGCTAGACCGTATCCTGAACAACCTCACTCAGTGGGCCCGTGGCCTCGACGCTCGGAACAGCCTCAAG ATCTGGTTCAACAACAAGGGCTGGCATGCCATGGTGGCCTTTGTGAACCGAGCCAACAATGGGCTCCTACATGCCCTCCTACCATCTGGTCCAGTCCACCACACCCACAGCATCACTACGCTCAACCATCCTTTGAACTTGACCAAGGAGCAGCTATCTGAAGCTACGCT GATAGCCTCCTCTGTGGATGTCCTTGTCTCCATCTGTGTGGTCTTCGCCATGTCATTTGTCCCAGCCAGCTTTACCCTGGTCCTCATAGAGGAACGCATCACCAGAGCCAAGCATCTGCAGCTGGTCAGCGGCCTGCCCCAAACCCTCTATTGGCTTGGCAACTTCCTCTGGGACATG TGTAACTACTTGGTGGCAGTGTGCATAGTGGTGCTCATCTTCCTGGCCTTTCAGCAGAGAGCCTATGTGGCCCCAGAGAATCTGCCggctctcttactcttgcttctgCTGTATGG GTGGTCTATCACACCACTCATGTACCCagcctccttcttcttctccgtGCCCAGCACGGCCTATGTAGTGCTCACCTGCATCAACCTCTTCATTGGCATCAATAGCAGCATGGCCACCTTCGTGCTGGAACTGCTTTCAGATCAG AACCTGCAAGAAGTGAGCCGGATCCTGAAACAAGTGTTTCTTATCTTCCCCCACTTCTGCCTTGGCCGAGGGCTCATTGACATGGTTCGGAACCAGGCCATGGCAGATGCCTTTGAGCGCTTAG GAGACAAGCAATTTCAGTCACCCCTACGCTGGGACATCATTGGCAAGAACCTCCTGGCCATGATGGCCCAAGGACCTCTGTTCCTCCTCATCACACTCCTGCTCCAACACCGCAACCGCCTCCTGCCACA ATCAAAACCAAGACTGCTGCCGCCCCtgggggaggaggatgaggatgtgGCTCAAGAGCGTGAGCGGGTGACCAAGGGGGCCACCCAGGGGGATGTGCTGGTCCTCAGGGACTTGACCAAG GTTTATCGTGGGCAGAGGAACCCAGCTGTGGATCGCCTGTGCTTAGGGATCCCCCCTGGGGAG TGTTTCGGGCTGCTGGGTGTCAACGGGGCAGGGAAGACATCCACCTTCCGCATGGTGACAGGGGACACGCTGCCCAGCAGTGGTGAAGCAGTACTGGCAGGCCACAA cgTGGCCCAGGAGCCGTCTGCCGCGCACCGCAGCATGGGCTACTGTCCCCAGTCTGATGCCATCTTCGACCTGCTGACCGGCCGGGAACATCTGGAACTGTTTGCTCGCCTGCGCGGGGTGCCCGAGGCCCAAGTTGCCCAG ACTGCGCTCTCTGGCCTGGTGCGCCTGGGCCTTCCTAGCTATGCAGACCGACCCGCGGGTACCTACAGCGGAGGCAACAAACGGAAGCTGGCGACAGCCCTAGCTCTGGTTGGTGACCCAGCTGTGGTCTTTCTG GACGAGCCCACCACAGGCATGGACCCAAGTGCGCGGCGATTTCTTTGGAACAGCTTGCTGTCCGTGGTGCGCGAGGGCCGCTCCGTAGTGCTCACATCGCACAG CATGGAGGAGTGCGAAGCGCTCTGCACGCGCCTGGCCATCATGGTGAACGGGCGGTTCCGCTGTCTGGGAAGCTCTCAGCATCTCAAAGGCAG GTGTTCCTATATTTCTCCAAAGAccaaggggaagaggaagagagcagtcggcaggaggctgaagcagaggagGTTTCCACACCTGGCCAGCAGCATCCCAAACGTTTCAGCCGATTCCTGGAAGACCCCAGCTCTGTGGAGACCATGA